From a single Micromonospora pallida genomic region:
- a CDS encoding aspartate-semialdehyde dehydrogenase: MSLPTLAVVGATGAVGTVMCELLSARKNVWGEIRLIASARSAGRRVRCRGEELVVQALTPEAFDGVDVAMFDVPDEVSAEWAPIAVSRGAIAVDNSGAFRMDRDVPLVVPEINPEQVRNRPKGIIANANCTTLAMIVAIAPLHREYGLRELVLSSYQAVSGAGQAGVDALHTQLAKIAGDRALGSRPGNVRQAVGDELGPFPAPLALNVVPWAGSLADGGWSSEEMKLRNESRKILGLPDLKVSATCVRVPVVTGHSVAVHAVFAAEVDAEGAREALRNAPGVILVDDPAAGEFPMPIDAVGTDPSWVGRIRRALDDPRALDLFVTGDNLRKGAALNTAQIAELLAAEFRAR, translated from the coding sequence ATGTCGCTGCCCACCCTCGCCGTGGTCGGGGCGACCGGTGCCGTCGGCACCGTGATGTGCGAGCTGCTCTCGGCCCGCAAGAACGTCTGGGGCGAGATCCGGCTGATCGCCTCGGCGCGGTCGGCGGGGCGGCGGGTGCGCTGCCGGGGCGAGGAACTGGTGGTCCAGGCGTTGACCCCGGAGGCGTTCGACGGTGTCGACGTGGCCATGTTCGACGTGCCGGACGAGGTTTCCGCCGAGTGGGCGCCGATCGCCGTCAGCCGGGGCGCGATCGCGGTCGACAACTCCGGGGCGTTCCGGATGGACCGCGACGTTCCGCTGGTGGTTCCCGAGATCAACCCGGAGCAGGTGCGCAACCGGCCCAAGGGCATCATCGCCAACGCGAACTGCACGACCCTGGCGATGATCGTCGCCATCGCGCCGCTGCACCGCGAGTACGGCCTGCGCGAGCTGGTGCTCTCGTCGTACCAGGCGGTGTCGGGGGCGGGTCAGGCCGGCGTGGACGCCCTGCACACCCAGCTCGCCAAGATCGCCGGAGACCGGGCGCTCGGCTCCCGCCCCGGCAACGTACGCCAGGCGGTCGGGGACGAGCTGGGCCCGTTCCCGGCGCCGCTGGCGCTGAACGTGGTCCCCTGGGCCGGCTCGCTCGCCGACGGCGGCTGGTCGTCCGAGGAGATGAAGCTGCGCAACGAGTCGCGCAAGATCCTCGGACTGCCCGACCTCAAGGTCTCCGCCACCTGCGTACGGGTGCCGGTGGTGACCGGCCACTCGGTGGCCGTACACGCGGTCTTCGCCGCCGAGGTGGACGCCGAGGGCGCCCGCGAGGCGCTGCGTAACGCCCCCGGGGTGATCCTGGTCGACGACCCGGCCGCAGGCGAGTTCCCGATGCCGATCGACGCGGTCGGCACCGACCCCTCCTGGGTCGGCCGGATCCGTCGCGCCCTCGACGACCCGCGAGCCCTGGACCTCTTCGTCACCGGCGACAACCTCCGCAAGGGGGCCGCTCTGAACACCGCGCAGATCGCCGAGCTGCTCGCCGCCGAGTTCCGCGCCCGCTGA
- a CDS encoding GGDEF domain-containing protein: MDLDRVIRDVAVRLPMASTAAEACQWTVATLSRYAPATISVLLQVHDRLRCVAATGSWQVYATVPPKAGIVGRVYASGTGATVARVADDPDYLPVRPDVTAEICVPVVDPAGRPIGVLDLQWCEPVELGPWREAAERIATRLGARIVALGGPPAETRGEKMLRHAAALTAAPTEWDLMTAAIRAARDVSTLSAAVLVLPGADGPRLGAPPRVPGELEARVRAELVEAGPGPLGRMMSRAHRFGAGYTLGEAGHPPTEDHQPLARAGVRTLITVPVGPPDTGGVLLVADERLLQPDPTTVNLIELLAGQAWTCLDRLRTLAQLRERASSDPLTGLRHTGPFGERIATATPGRTALLAIDVDGFKSVNDTYGHQAGDRLLIGLARTLEAALRQGDELYRVGGDEFVAVLEVSRPDEAVRIAERLAQAARGTGRTISVGVALPRPGESPEATLRRADNALYAVKRRGRDGVQLAAA, from the coding sequence GTGGACCTGGATCGAGTCATCCGTGACGTGGCGGTGCGCCTCCCGATGGCGTCCACCGCGGCCGAAGCGTGCCAGTGGACCGTCGCCACCCTCTCCCGGTACGCCCCGGCGACCATCTCCGTCCTGCTCCAGGTCCACGACCGGCTGCGCTGTGTCGCGGCCACCGGTTCCTGGCAGGTCTACGCGACCGTGCCGCCGAAGGCGGGCATCGTCGGCCGGGTCTACGCCTCGGGGACCGGCGCGACCGTGGCCCGGGTCGCCGACGACCCGGACTACCTGCCGGTCCGGCCGGACGTGACCGCGGAGATCTGCGTCCCGGTGGTCGATCCGGCGGGCCGACCGATCGGCGTGCTGGACCTCCAGTGGTGCGAGCCGGTCGAGCTGGGCCCGTGGCGGGAGGCCGCCGAGCGGATCGCCACCCGGCTCGGCGCGCGGATCGTGGCGCTGGGCGGCCCCCCGGCCGAGACACGCGGCGAGAAGATGCTCCGGCACGCCGCCGCGCTGACCGCCGCCCCGACCGAGTGGGACCTGATGACCGCGGCGATCCGCGCCGCCCGGGACGTCTCCACGCTCTCCGCGGCCGTCCTGGTGCTGCCCGGTGCGGACGGGCCCCGGCTCGGCGCGCCGCCGCGGGTGCCGGGTGAGCTGGAGGCCCGGGTCCGGGCCGAGCTGGTCGAGGCGGGCCCCGGACCGCTGGGGCGGATGATGAGCCGGGCGCACCGGTTCGGCGCCGGGTACACCCTGGGCGAGGCGGGACACCCCCCGACCGAGGACCACCAGCCGCTGGCCCGGGCCGGCGTCCGCACGCTGATCACGGTGCCGGTCGGACCGCCCGACACCGGAGGCGTCCTGCTCGTGGCCGACGAACGGCTGCTCCAGCCGGACCCGACCACGGTCAACCTGATCGAGCTGCTCGCCGGGCAGGCCTGGACCTGCCTGGACCGGCTCCGCACGCTGGCCCAGCTACGCGAGCGGGCCAGCTCCGACCCGCTCACCGGGCTGCGGCACACCGGGCCGTTCGGCGAGCGGATCGCCACTGCCACGCCGGGACGGACCGCCCTGCTGGCGATCGACGTGGACGGCTTCAAGAGCGTCAACGACACGTACGGCCACCAGGCGGGTGACCGGCTGCTGATCGGGCTGGCCCGGACGCTGGAGGCGGCACTGCGCCAGGGCGACGAGCTGTACCGGGTGGGCGGGGACGAGTTCGTCGCGGTGCTCGAGGTGAGCCGCCCGGACGAGGCGGTACGGATCGCCGAACGACTCGCCCAGGCGGCGCGGGGCACCGGCCGGACGATCAGCGTCGGGGTGGCTCTCCCCCGCCCCGGCGAGTCACCCGAGGCCACGCTCCGCCGCGCCGACAACGCCCTCTACGCGGTCAAGCGGCGTGGACGTGACGGCGTACAACTCGCCGCCGCCTGA
- a CDS encoding alpha/beta fold hydrolase codes for MTTKPPAVRTVRSADGTTIAYEPAGEGPPIILVGGAFNDRTTARPLAAALAPHFTAYAYDRRGRGDSGDTLPYAVDREVDDLAALIEAAGGTAYVYGLSSGAILAARAAARGLPIIGLALFEPPFSVDGHAGTRPALAPALAELVAADRRKEAVTLFMTTAVGLPDDAVTSLWHDPSWPFLEAAAHTLVYDTTITGDGALPRDELAAITTPTVVVDSTASPDWLRQATQHTAEAVPGARRVSLAGGFHEASPADLAVELRRFLLG; via the coding sequence GTGACCACGAAGCCCCCGGCAGTGCGGACGGTGCGTTCCGCCGACGGCACCACGATCGCGTACGAGCCCGCCGGGGAGGGGCCGCCGATCATCCTGGTCGGCGGGGCCTTCAACGACCGGACGACCGCGCGGCCGCTGGCCGCCGCCCTCGCCCCGCACTTCACCGCGTACGCCTACGACCGCCGGGGGCGCGGCGACAGCGGTGACACCCTGCCGTACGCGGTCGACCGGGAGGTCGACGACCTCGCCGCGCTGATCGAGGCCGCCGGCGGCACGGCGTACGTCTACGGGCTCTCCTCCGGGGCGATCCTCGCCGCCCGGGCCGCCGCCCGGGGGCTGCCGATCATCGGTCTGGCCCTCTTCGAGCCGCCGTTCTCGGTGGACGGCCACGCCGGCACCCGGCCGGCCCTCGCTCCCGCGCTGGCCGAGCTGGTTGCAGCGGACCGCCGTAAGGAGGCCGTCACGCTCTTCATGACCACGGCGGTGGGGCTGCCCGACGACGCGGTCACCAGCCTGTGGCACGACCCGAGCTGGCCGTTCCTGGAGGCGGCAGCGCACACCCTGGTGTACGACACCACGATCACCGGCGACGGTGCCCTGCCCCGCGACGAGCTGGCCGCCATCACGACGCCCACCGTGGTCGTCGACAGCACGGCCAGCCCGGACTGGCTGCGGCAGGCGACCCAGCACACGGCCGAGGCGGTTCCCGGGGCCCGGCGGGTCAGCCTGGCCGGCGGATTCCACGAGGCGTCCCCGGCCGACCTCGCCGTCGAGCTACGCCGGTTCCTCCTCGGGTGA
- a CDS encoding bifunctional metallophosphatase/5'-nucleotidase — MSVSGMRRRTALGLAALSAAALSAVAATPTQAQPVGPKPVDVKLLALNDFHGNLEPPSGSSGTIAGQTAGGAEYLATYLQQLSQESKKQKNTITVAAGDLIGASPLLSAAFHDEPTIESLSLAGLDYASVGNHEFDEGANELLRIQNGGCHPVDGCADGTPYEGAGFQYLSANAFRTSTGKPLLAPYAIHKVDGVKIGFIGMTLEGTPQIVSQEGVAGLEFADEAVTANRYAAELRRQGVETIVVLLHEGGNQAGAGGINDCVDFTGPVVDIAQRMDPSIDLIVSGHTHQAYNCQIGGKLVTSASSFGRLVTDIDLKIDRRTGDVLSMQAENVVVTRDVAKDPAQTALINRYKEVLGPVAGQVVGTTSAALTRAQETLYGTTLGESVLGNVVADAQLAATDDEQNAVAAFMNPGGVRADIDAGQVTYEEAFTVQPFANNLTTLDLTGAQLYCMLEQQFTVGRTLYPSASVRYVVDPAGTTAPAADPCAGTRVVRGSLTIGGTAVDTAATYRITVNSFLAGGGDGFSVLRQGTNAVTGMIDLDALVAYLKASSPISAPALDRIRTTAEVA; from the coding sequence ATGTCCGTCTCCGGGATGCGCCGCCGGACCGCGCTCGGTCTGGCTGCCCTCTCCGCGGCAGCGCTGAGCGCGGTCGCCGCGACCCCCACCCAGGCCCAACCGGTCGGCCCGAAGCCGGTCGACGTCAAGCTGCTCGCCCTGAACGACTTCCACGGCAACCTCGAACCGCCGAGCGGCTCCAGCGGCACCATCGCCGGGCAGACCGCGGGCGGTGCCGAATACCTGGCGACCTACCTTCAGCAGCTCAGCCAGGAGAGCAAGAAGCAGAAGAACACCATCACCGTCGCCGCCGGTGACCTGATCGGCGCGTCGCCGCTGCTCTCCGCCGCGTTCCACGACGAGCCGACCATCGAGTCGCTCTCGCTGGCCGGGCTGGACTACGCCAGCGTCGGCAACCACGAGTTCGACGAGGGCGCGAACGAGCTGCTCCGGATCCAGAACGGCGGCTGCCACCCGGTCGACGGCTGCGCTGACGGCACTCCGTACGAGGGGGCCGGGTTCCAGTACCTCTCGGCCAACGCCTTCCGGACCTCGACCGGCAAGCCGCTGCTGGCGCCGTACGCCATCCACAAGGTGGACGGCGTCAAGATCGGCTTCATCGGCATGACGCTGGAGGGCACTCCGCAGATCGTCAGCCAGGAGGGCGTCGCCGGCCTGGAGTTCGCCGACGAGGCGGTCACCGCCAACCGGTACGCCGCCGAGCTGCGCCGCCAGGGCGTGGAGACCATCGTCGTGCTGCTGCACGAGGGCGGCAACCAGGCCGGTGCCGGCGGCATCAACGACTGCGTTGACTTCACCGGCCCGGTGGTGGACATCGCCCAGCGGATGGACCCGTCGATCGACCTGATCGTCAGCGGCCACACCCACCAGGCCTACAACTGCCAGATCGGCGGCAAGCTGGTCACCAGCGCCAGCTCGTTCGGCCGGCTGGTCACCGACATCGACCTGAAGATCGACCGGCGGACCGGCGACGTGCTGAGCATGCAGGCCGAGAACGTCGTGGTCACCCGGGACGTCGCCAAGGACCCGGCGCAGACCGCGCTGATCAACCGGTACAAGGAGGTGCTCGGCCCGGTCGCCGGCCAGGTCGTCGGCACCACCAGCGCCGCGCTGACCCGGGCCCAGGAGACCCTGTACGGAACGACGCTGGGTGAGTCCGTGCTGGGCAACGTGGTCGCCGACGCGCAGCTTGCCGCCACCGACGACGAGCAGAACGCGGTCGCCGCGTTCATGAACCCGGGCGGCGTCCGGGCCGACATCGACGCCGGTCAGGTGACGTACGAGGAGGCGTTCACGGTCCAGCCGTTCGCCAACAACCTGACCACGCTCGACCTGACCGGTGCGCAGCTCTACTGCATGCTGGAGCAGCAGTTCACCGTCGGCCGCACGCTCTACCCGTCCGCGTCCGTCCGCTACGTGGTCGACCCGGCCGGCACCACCGCGCCGGCCGCCGACCCGTGTGCCGGCACCCGGGTCGTCCGGGGCAGCCTCACCATCGGTGGTACGGCGGTCGACACCGCCGCCACCTACCGGATCACGGTGAACAGCTTCCTGGCCGGCGGCGGCGACGGGTTCTCCGTCCTGCGGCAGGGCACCAACGCGGTCACCGGCATGATCGACCTGGACGCGCTGGTGGCGTACCTGAAGGCCAGCTCGCCGATCTCCGCGCCGGCCCTCGACCGGATCCGCACCACGGCCGAGGTCGCCTGA
- a CDS encoding YbaB/EbfC family nucleoid-associated protein, which produces MADIRNLTDLAYYAQQQIEQIQRMQQDLAEQYGEGVSPSGLVAARTGPGGLLVDLRLDPNARRLPTEELAEEIVAAVTTAQREFAARADEIMAPLLAMRPSEQTVTELEAGMSRLEELSDTVARLARERESS; this is translated from the coding sequence GTGGCCGATATCCGCAATCTCACGGATCTCGCGTACTACGCGCAGCAACAGATCGAGCAGATCCAACGCATGCAGCAGGACCTCGCGGAGCAGTACGGGGAGGGCGTTTCGCCCAGCGGACTGGTGGCTGCCCGGACCGGCCCCGGCGGGTTGCTGGTGGACCTGCGGCTCGATCCGAACGCGCGGAGGCTGCCCACTGAGGAGTTGGCCGAGGAGATCGTCGCCGCGGTCACCACCGCCCAGCGTGAGTTTGCCGCCCGCGCGGACGAGATCATGGCTCCCCTGCTCGCCATGCGCCCCAGCGAGCAGACGGTCACGGAGCTGGAAGCAGGGATGAGCCGGCTGGAGGAGCTTTCCGACACGGTCGCGCGCCTGGCCCGGGAACGCGAATCCTCCTGA
- a CDS encoding WXG100 family type VII secretion target: MTRPPSGAERIETWLGPAGAAYGVIRPIVDFLANPLDEVTGDPDQLREKAKAWQSAAERMEDFAQAELAARRGLLSYWEGDAATAFNTEMNEVNRSLGEIGADFEFTVKLLEASAEGAQQAQELVEQIVRELIAWLIITVVVALASAWITLGASVAAASAAGAIEAGLAGTRAAAVALRLANLLRQVATVLRNISNFARAYKLTTITKVGVRNWMTARYASSLGYQLLATNWVIKQTIAKPVLGPGVDKVTEADRPWKLPPVL; this comes from the coding sequence GTGACCCGTCCACCCAGCGGAGCGGAACGGATCGAGACCTGGCTGGGCCCGGCCGGCGCGGCCTATGGGGTGATCAGACCGATCGTCGACTTTCTGGCGAACCCCCTCGACGAGGTCACCGGCGACCCCGACCAACTGCGGGAGAAGGCCAAGGCCTGGCAGTCGGCAGCCGAACGAATGGAGGACTTCGCCCAGGCGGAACTCGCTGCCCGTCGTGGCCTGCTGTCCTACTGGGAGGGGGACGCGGCGACCGCGTTCAACACGGAGATGAACGAGGTCAACCGGTCGTTGGGTGAGATCGGCGCCGATTTCGAGTTCACCGTGAAACTCCTGGAGGCCTCTGCCGAGGGGGCCCAACAGGCCCAGGAGTTGGTCGAGCAGATCGTCCGGGAACTCATCGCCTGGCTGATTATCACGGTCGTGGTCGCCCTGGCATCGGCCTGGATCACCCTGGGCGCATCGGTGGCTGCCGCGTCTGCCGCCGGTGCGATCGAGGCCGGGTTGGCGGGCACCCGGGCGGCGGCGGTCGCCCTGCGGCTGGCCAACCTCCTACGTCAGGTCGCCACGGTGCTGCGGAACATCAGCAACTTCGCGCGCGCCTACAAGCTGACGACCATCACCAAGGTCGGGGTACGGAACTGGATGACCGCCCGGTACGCCAGCAGCCTGGGCTACCAACTGTTGGCCACCAACTGGGTGATCAAGCAGACGATCGCGAAGCCGGTGCTCGGCCCGGGAGTCGACAAGGTCACCGAGGCCGACCGGCCATGGAAGCTGCCACCGGTGCTGTGA
- a CDS encoding ATP-grasp domain-containing protein has product MTSTLVLPPRLTASAQHLRDAAHRRGLRTVQLPTFEVPAGTRADHLHAGPSFADAVAPLLGIAPLEADPGWLTRLPRELTRREITLVAIGEAYELRRPAFVKSPNDKNIPAMIYTDGSRLPGPDAVDRQTPVLVSDIVDFTAEYRLHLLDGGVHAGSQYAEHGRLCLGPPSSDALAFGTDLLAGYGHTLPSAIVVDVGLVDGHWAVIEANAAWASGAYVADPDLALDVVLRAASPTASVSVRDRPFIRRFSDPNQPLSPLQA; this is encoded by the coding sequence GTGACGTCCACCCTTGTCCTGCCGCCGCGCCTGACCGCCTCGGCTCAGCACCTACGCGACGCCGCTCATCGGCGTGGACTACGCACCGTCCAGCTCCCCACCTTCGAGGTACCTGCCGGGACGCGTGCTGATCACCTCCATGCCGGACCAAGCTTCGCCGACGCCGTCGCACCGCTGCTCGGGATCGCACCCCTGGAGGCTGACCCCGGTTGGCTGACCCGGCTTCCCCGGGAACTCACCCGCCGGGAGATCACCCTGGTCGCCATCGGCGAGGCGTACGAACTCCGTCGACCAGCGTTCGTCAAGTCGCCCAACGACAAGAACATCCCGGCGATGATCTACACCGACGGCTCCCGCCTGCCCGGCCCGGACGCCGTCGACCGACAGACCCCGGTGCTCGTCAGCGACATCGTCGACTTCACTGCCGAGTACCGACTGCACCTGCTCGACGGTGGGGTCCACGCGGGCAGCCAGTACGCCGAGCACGGCCGGTTGTGCCTCGGCCCCCCGTCGTCCGACGCGCTGGCCTTCGGCACCGACCTTCTTGCCGGATACGGGCACACGCTGCCCTCCGCCATCGTCGTAGACGTGGGACTGGTCGACGGCCACTGGGCCGTGATCGAGGCGAATGCCGCCTGGGCCAGCGGAGCGTACGTGGCAGATCCGGATCTGGCCCTGGACGTCGTCCTTCGAGCGGCCAGCCCGACGGCTTCGGTTAGCGTCCGCGACCGACCGTTCATCCGGCGGTTCAGCGACCCGAACCAGCCTCTCAGCCCGCTCCAGGCATGA
- a CDS encoding NAD(P)-dependent oxidoreductase, which translates to MAGAFLNAGLRTTVWNRTPGRDRELVERGAISARSAEEAVAASGLTVVCVVNYDASDAILRRDGVTDALKGRTVVSLTADTPDRARDTARWAAGHGIRYLDGAIMTPTTTIGTANAVVIYSGPEDLYREHQPVLKALGGTHTHLGEEIGRAAAYDIALLDIFWTAMAGYTHALAVAKVEGVTARELAPFAKGIAAILPPLFEEGAEEVDRGSFPGEGNPITSAASSMAHIVHTSEAHGIDAGVMRAAEGMARRVIGLGHGTDGFMRVAEVLGRH; encoded by the coding sequence CTGGCCGGCGCGTTCCTGAACGCCGGTCTGCGGACGACCGTATGGAACCGGACGCCGGGCAGGGATCGGGAGTTGGTCGAGCGGGGCGCCATCAGCGCCCGGTCGGCCGAAGAGGCGGTCGCCGCAAGCGGGCTGACCGTGGTCTGCGTGGTGAACTACGACGCGTCGGACGCCATCCTGCGACGCGACGGGGTCACTGATGCCCTCAAGGGACGCACCGTCGTCAGCCTGACGGCCGACACCCCAGACCGGGCCCGGGACACCGCGCGGTGGGCGGCCGGACACGGCATTCGCTACCTGGACGGCGCGATCATGACGCCGACCACCACCATCGGAACCGCGAACGCGGTGGTCATCTACAGCGGTCCCGAGGACCTCTACCGGGAGCACCAGCCGGTGCTGAAGGCGCTGGGCGGCACCCACACCCACCTCGGCGAGGAGATCGGCCGCGCGGCGGCATACGACATCGCACTGCTCGACATCTTCTGGACCGCGATGGCGGGCTACACGCACGCACTGGCGGTGGCGAAGGTGGAGGGCGTCACGGCTCGGGAGCTGGCCCCCTTCGCCAAGGGCATCGCCGCGATCCTCCCACCCCTCTTCGAGGAGGGCGCGGAGGAAGTGGACCGGGGCAGCTTCCCCGGCGAGGGCAACCCGATCACCTCTGCGGCGTCCTCCATGGCCCACATCGTCCACACGTCCGAGGCGCACGGCATCGACGCCGGCGTGATGCGTGCGGCCGAGGGCATGGCCCGCCGGGTCATCGGACTGGGCCACGGCACAGACGGCTTCATGCGGGTCGCCGAGGTCCTCGGGCGGCACTGA
- a CDS encoding GatB/YqeY domain-containing protein, with the protein MSTLKDRLTADMRAALKARDELTTSTLRMALAAVGNAEVAGKAKRELSDDEVLAVLTKEAKKRREAATAFAEAGRSEQAGKETAEGEVLERYLPKQLSDEELAELVAGALAAGGFDGKAQMGPAMKAAQAAVAGRAEGGRVAAEVRRQLAV; encoded by the coding sequence ATGAGCACGCTTAAGGACCGCCTGACCGCCGACATGCGGGCCGCCCTGAAGGCCCGGGACGAGCTGACCACCTCCACCCTGCGGATGGCCCTGGCGGCCGTCGGCAACGCCGAGGTCGCGGGTAAGGCCAAGCGGGAGCTCTCCGACGACGAGGTGCTCGCCGTGCTGACCAAGGAGGCGAAGAAGCGCCGCGAGGCGGCGACCGCCTTCGCCGAGGCCGGTCGGAGCGAGCAGGCCGGCAAGGAGACCGCCGAGGGCGAGGTGCTGGAGCGCTACCTGCCGAAGCAGCTCTCCGACGAGGAGTTGGCCGAGCTGGTCGCGGGGGCGCTCGCCGCGGGCGGGTTCGACGGCAAGGCCCAGATGGGCCCGGCCATGAAGGCGGCCCAGGCCGCGGTGGCCGGTCGGGCCGAGGGTGGTCGGGTCGCCGCCGAGGTACGCCGCCAGCTCGCCGTCTGA